A window of Castanea sativa cultivar Marrone di Chiusa Pesio chromosome 1, ASM4071231v1 contains these coding sequences:
- the LOC142622499 gene encoding cytokinin hydroxylase-like translates to MAMVLLTTLLAIFLSLFIKIAYDTLSCYFLNPRRIKKIMEKQGVRGPKRRPLIGNVLDMASFVAKTTSHDMNSINHDIVGRLLPHYVAWSKQYGKRFIFWNGVEPRMCLTETELIKELLSKYSTMSGRSWQQQQGSKHFIGRGVLMANGKDWYHQRHIVAPAFMGDRLKSYAGYMVKCTEELVQSLQNAVESSQTEVEIGEYMTRLTADIISRTEFDTSYEKGKQIFHLLTDLQRRCAQATRNLYLPGSRYFPSKYNREIKLLKMEVERLLMEIIQSRKDCVEIGRSNSYGNDLLGMLLNEMQKNKDSGFSLNLQLIMDECKTFFFAGHETTALLLTWAIMLLASNNSWQEKVRAEVKEVCNGETPSVDHLSKLTLLNMVINETLRLYPPATVLPRMALEDLKLGDLHIPKGLSIWIPVLAIHHNKELWGEDANEFNPERFASKSFTPGRFIPFASGPRNCVGQAFAMMEAKIILAMLISRFSFTISENYRHAPITVLTIKPKYGVQVCLKPIST, encoded by the exons ATGGCCATGGTGCTGCTCACAACTCTCTTGGCCATATTCCTATCGTTGTTCATTAAAATTGCGTATGACACTCTCTCATGCTACTTTCTAAACCCAAGACGCATCAAAAAAATCATGGAGAAGCAAGGAGTGCGTGGCCCCAAACGTCGGCCTCTCATAGGCAACGTCTTGGACATGGCCTCCTTTGTAGCCAAAACTACCTCCCATGACATGAACTCCATCAACCATGACATCGTGGGTCGCCTTTTACCACATTACGTCGCGTGGTCCAAACAATATG GAAAGagatttatattttggaatgggGTGGAGCCAAGGATGTGCCTGACAGAGACTGAGTTAATAAAAGAGTTATTGTCCAAGTACAGCACCATGTCCGGTAGGTCATGGCAGCAACAACAAGGATCCAAACATTTCATTGGGAGAGGTGTATTAATGGCTAACGGCAAAGATTGGTATCATCAGCGTCACATCGTTGCTCCGGCCTTCATGGGAGACAGGCTCAAG AGTTATGCGGGGTACATGGTGAAATGCACTGAGGAATTAGTCCAATCACTACAAAATGCTGTAGAATCAAGCCAAACAGAGGTGGAAATTGGTGAATACATGACTAGACTCACTGCAGATATAATATCTAGAACTGAGTTTGATACTAGCTATgagaaaggaaaacaaatatTCCACCTTTTGACAGATTTGCAACGGCGTTGTGCCCAAGCAACTCGCAACTTATACCTTCCCGGAAGTAG GTATTTTCCTAGTAAATATAATagagaaataaaattattgaagaTGGAGGTGGAGAGGTTATTGATGGAAATAATTCAAAGCCGAAAAGACTGTGTAGAGATTGGTCGGAGCAACTCATATGGGAATGATTTGCTGGGTATGCTCCTTAATGAgatgcaaaaaaataaagacagtGGATTCAGCTTAAATTTACAGCTGATCATGGATGAATGCAAAACATTCTTCTTTGCTGGACATGAAACTACTGCCCTCTTACTCACATGGGCCATCATGTTACTAGCCAGCAACAATTCTTGGCAGGAAAAAGTTCGAGCTGAGGTGAAGGAGGTTTGCAATGGTGAAACTCCCTCTGTTGATCATCTTTCCAAGCTCACCTTG TTGAATATGGTAATAAATGAAACTCTTAGACTCTATCCACCAGCTACAGTTCTACCTCGAATGGCATTAGAAGATCTGAAGCTAGGTGACCTGCATATCCCAAAGGGTCTATCAATATGGATTCCAGTGCTTGCAATTCATCATAACAAAGAATTATGGGGTGAAGATGCAAATGAGTTCAACCCAGAAAGGTTTGCTTCCAAGTCATTCACACCTGGCCGGTTCATTCCTTTTGCCTCAGGCCCCAGAAATTGTGTTGGCCAAGCTTTTGCCATGATGGAAGCTAAGATCATATTAGCCATGTTGATCTCGCGGTTTAGCTTCACTATTTCAGAGAATTATCGTCATGCTCCTATTACTGTTCTCACAATAAAGCCCAAGTATGGAGTTCAAGTATGTTTGAAGCCCATAAGCACTTGA